A segment of the Brienomyrus brachyistius isolate T26 chromosome 13, BBRACH_0.4, whole genome shotgun sequence genome:
CAACATAAGCCTCACCCTCTGCATGCCTGCAGTCTCTTTTCTTAGCCATTCGGAAAGGTGAAAAAAATGAACACCACTCCCTATTTGTGTGTCTGACTGATCATGCCATCTACGGCAACAGCTTTTCACACAACAATATTGACCAACCATGACAACAAATCCGGATCATTAAATGAAAGGACCAAAATGTAATGTTACCACAACCAGCTATCGCTAACCCACAGAGCTTAATGTTCTTAAGCTCTTAGTGTTCCTAGTGTGAAAATGGCGGGTCTACCCAGAATGTTACATAAGTTATTTTATTGATGTGAACTCGCTGCAGCGGTAGGGGTAAGCTTGAAACTTATGGGATGCCTTGAAACTGCATCATCACGATTGCATCATTGGGCTAATAGTTGAGCAATACATGACAGGGGGATGGAATTTGGATGATGGAAGAAATTTGGCGTGACAGAACAAATGGGGGTACATCATAAATGTCCAGATGTTCCCCATTTTTGTGGTCAGTACTGTGCAAGAATGCAGAAGTATTTTAAAGTCTATCCTTAGGCCTATTTAAAACAAACTTAAACATCCATCCTTTGAATTACAACATTACTTTATTACTGTATGTTTCAACGCTTCAAACATTCTGTCTTTTCCAATTTTAGGTCTGCCTTAACTCACATTATAATTTGACAGATGAACCAAATAATTTTAATTTATGCTCAAGAGCAACGGTAAATCAACTACATGAAACAGTGACACTGCACATGTCCATTATTTTTTAACTAAATCTACTAGTTTTAACTAGGTTTGGATGAGTTGCATAAAAATCTATTATATAATGCCATATATATGCCAACTTAGGTTAGCAgtttggcgtgagattttcaattccagaTAAGTCTGCAcaaacatttacatgtatgtaacagttttattaccttgtaaatattctgggtttgcaaactaccccagtgcttttgatCAAGCTAATTTCAGGTTTCTAATGGAATAATGGTATGGGTTAGTTCAGAGTACACAGAAGATCAAAGTATTGTTATGTAAGATGTCGTAAGTGACACAGAGAATCAATACTTACAGTACATATCTGTAAAGCTGGTTGATAAAAGAAAAGTTCAGGCTGTCGTATGTGATGCGGTTTCTCTAAGAAACTGGTTATTACTTTAGCGCGACCCCAACCAGGATTAGCTATACTGTAGGAAaacgcatggatggatggatggatggtatgtaTGTCGGAACTAATGTTTTATTGCATTAATGCTTTGTTGCAAGGCGGACATCTTTCCCTGACGCACCGCTGCTGTTATGTCGCTGTTATGGAAACCAGCGTCTGTATTCAGATATAAAAGAAAGTGATAGGGGGGGTCAAAAAGCAGGCTGTACCAGTCCGATGTCTTAaattaaaatctttaaaaataacATCATTCAGCATTCTCGTGGAATTATAATGAATTCAGACCGCTTCGCACTAACGATTGACGAATACTTAGGTACAGATAACCAGATGTCAATGTTCATTTGGATTACATCAAGGCGGCATCGCTTCGTAATGCATGTGAATAATGTTCCTATATTATTTTATGATGTTTAAGTAATGTCATGCTCGTCATTTCTGTGAATGTTCACACGGTGTACGCGCTGTTACGATGTGTTCCCTTTCTCGGGGCGTTTACGCAATGCTTAGGCACGTTCTCCTTGTTCAATCTCCCTGAACCAGCCGAGAAAGACGTGATGTTCTACCTTGAGGACGCGATCACTCAACTGCTGGAGCACAAGGAGGAATACGTCCAGTTTGGGGTCAGCCGCTATCTCGCAGAATAGTGAGTCTCACATGCTGGATTTAGGGTGCGGGATGCTGGAGGTGGGGTGCATGGTGGGTGGATGCTAGTTGCAGGATGCAGTATGTAAGATGCAGGATACAGGATGCTGGATGCAGGATACTGGATTTCTAATACTAAGCTTAAACATATGCAAAACAGAAGAGgaagactttttaaaattataatttaaaaaattaatcttACAGTGAAAGTTGAATATGTGAGTATTGAAAACTTCTGTGAATAGAGAGTATCAAACTGTTTGGGATAGTGGTTTGTGATGCTGGTTTGCGATCGTGGCTTGTGATGCAGATTTGTGATgttgtgggcagtggtgtcCTAATacttagggaagcgcacttgtaatcgaAAGATTGCTGAttcaaatccccgaccagcaaagtaccactgaggtaccctgagcaaggatCCGCTCCAAGCACTGCTTCCTggacactgaattagctgcctcctgctatgtcatgatgtcacatatgggttaaatgcaggggacacattttgttgttgtgtgtgcTGTGGTGCGTCAACAATGACAGCTTTCCACTTCACTTCACTTTGGGATTATGGCTTGTGCTGGTGGTTTGGAACAGCCCTCTTCCTGTCTGCAGTTTTAACAGTGTCCGCCATGGAAGCCACGTCCTCTTTAGGGAGTTTGGCTACATCAAGGCCACACCCCATAACAGGGCCTCCTTCATCCGCATCTTCTGGAAGTGTTACAGGCAGATTGGCAAGAATGGAGGTGAGCACTTTTAAAGCAGGCTGAATGGAAATAGAACATACCTGTACTTGTTTCGTAACGTTCCATTTAATCAGTCAATCAGTAATTAGCCATTTTAGGCATCCTCTATGCCATCCATACCGTGCGGCATCACAGCTGCCTATATAACGGTAGTGTCCTTCATTTCCTGGTGATCCTGTGCGCGGTTCACCCATGTGTGTAATGTCATCCTGCGGCTGAAGCTGTGGTTTTCTGTTCTGCTTCAGTCCTTCTGTCCGCGCTGGAGTACAGCTCGCTGCTGCAGCTGATCTGCCCGGACTTTCCAGTGGAAGTTGCGCAAGGTGCAGCAAGGTCAGTCGTGTACACAGATACCGCAGAGATCAGCAGACCAAGGGGCTTTAGCCAGGAGAGCACCGGCGTGCTGTGGCAGCTCCCGCACAGTACCTGCAGAACCCTCAGCCTTCTGCAGCACGataccctcagcactgagcgcCGCTTGCTGGACGAATCCTACATTTGCATATAATGTTTTTAGCAAATGGTTCTATCCAACGGGGGACCAGCTAGTCCCTGAAGCAACTGGAGGTTATATGCCTGGTATCATCCAGCACAGGAAATACAGTATGCAAGGTGTGAACATTGTTATAGACTAGTATAATGATGCGTTCCATTTACCTTGAAGGTCATAAGTCAGAACTGGGAATGATGTCACACCCAAATTAACTGCATTCCATGCGGGGTTCCATTTACCTCAAAGGAATGATGTCACATTTGAATCAACCCGCATTCCAGTACAGCAAGTTGGCAAGCCACTTACCAAAACCAGTTCTGGCCAAGTTCACTGTTAGCTATTATGAGCAATACTAGTTGATAACAATGCAGTATTTTTTGCACCGCAGAGATATGTCCACAGATTAAGGTTAGACAATGCTGTGTGTACAGCTGATTTAAAATAAGGCGTCTGAAGAATTAGTGCCACTGAATAGCATATAACTAAGCTGTgacttctgttgataaagggtgCAGCCATATCGAATTCTGGGCAAACCTCAGGGGCTGCATGCAAATGTCTGGTTTGAGTGGCTGTGAAGAGCACTGCTGTCTCCAGGTCTATTGTACACGATTAATTTTGCAGAGGATTACTGAAGCTTACTGAagggtgggtagttcaggtcctgaGAGTCcataccaagattttgtttgtctgactgtgactctttctactgaactggttggttgaaacaaaatcttgttcCTGGACTTTGAACCAGGTGCCTGAGGTTTCACCAGCGGTTTGTCTTCGTTAGCGGGCACAGTTAGCAGCTGGAGAACCTCTGGCTGCAGCGTGAATGATGGAGTTCTTTCCCAAACAGGATGGTGCTGATGGACGACGCCTTGGACTGCCCCATGACCTTCGCTGATTTCCTGCACGCCCTCCAGATCCAGCTGTACTTTGAAGGCAGGTGCTTCCCTCCCTCGAGGAACACCGAGCACTGCCTTCTGAAGTCGCCATTAAAAGCTCGCGGTCTGTCTGCTGGCGGGAGTGATGCAGAGCACATAGACCAGCTGTTGGCCAAATAGCAAACTAATGGCACCTTGGAAAAGCATCACACACTAAAGAATGGTTtacagcatccatccattttccaaaccgcttatcctactgggtcacggggggtccggagcctatcccggaatcaatggtcacgaggcagggaacaatccaggattgggggccagcccatcgcagggcacactcacacgccattcactcacacacacggggggaaaccggagtacccggaggagacaatttccctatggggatcaataaaagtgtcaattattattattacctggTTCACTACGTACCACATTGTCTTGCGGGGAGGGCTATATTTGGCTATATCTGTTTATGGCTTAATTCAAGGTAGGTTCTGGAAGGTTCATTTGGAGGAAATTGGACCAGAGATCAGGCATCACATTTCCTTTACAAAAAGAAACTGAGAGAAAGCCCTGTAGGGGGCCGGACATGCATGTTACATATTTAATTACTGCCTTGGCAGTTGTGTTATTACTCAGCCCATTACTGTCCTGTGTATGGGAGGGTTAGTAGAAAATGCCTGTTTCTGCCTTACAGAGTTCATAGAGAGCATCACGGTGATTTACCAGGACCTGCTGTCCGGGAAGAGCCCCAACACTGTGATCGTCCCCACGTCGACCTCAATGGAACAGCTCCCCCCGCTGGCCACCAGTGAGACGGCAGCCCAGGAGGGGGTGGATGCTTCAGCCTTCCAGGATGCAGTAGAAGCGGCCTGTGAGAGATATAAGCATCGGTACGCGGCGTCACACGGGGCTGCTAGCGCATAGCTAGGCTAATAAAAGGAGTCGTTTTGAAGGATGTGGCGCGAGGGGTTTGCTGAGGCCACGTGGATGGGGCGCGGGCCTGAGTgatctctctgtctctttctcGTCGTCTCTTCCAGCCACCCGCCTGCTCCTGCCATCGGGGAGATCCTGCAGCAGGACGAGCGGGTCACCCTGTACGGCTTCCTCATGGCCCTAGCTAAACATGAGGGTATCAGTGAGGAGATCGGTGAGTGCCTGCCGTCTCCACCGGCCACATCACACGCCTTCGCTCTGGGACACACAGCAGGTCTCAACCCCTCCCCAGCACTCGGGGTAGTGCTGTCTCTGCCGCTCCTCAGGGAAAGACTTAATCCTTAATCTCTTAATATTTCTCTCATTTTCAGAGCTCCAGCAACCTTGAGAAATTTGGGTTGCACATCCACACTTGTCTTCGTAGATTTTAGGAAGCAACCCTGAAGTTTTCCATTAATGTATTGCATGTCTGCTGatagataaatagatacatGTAATAAGTAAATATAGGTGTTAGGGGTCTGCCTCTCTGCCTCAAAAAATGATCCAATATGTATGTAAATACATGGCCGGTGATATTAATTACGTGCAATTCATTTTATTACAGAACGATTTGGTGCGATTACAGTGTGATACTGTTTTTAACGCTTGTTTAATGTAGATATTCATTTTtcattataaattaaaataagccacttctttcaattttttttctatCAGGGAAAAAATCCTGCTCCTAGATTTATAGTCACAAGTGATGTCAGCCTGTCTGCCACGTATCTCCTGTAGGCTCATTAGTGAGTAACCCTGAGCTTCTTCCCATTGCAGGTTCCTTGCCGAGCAGAGCCAACCTGCTGATAGACCCAGAGATGGACCAGGAGCTGGAGAGGCTGTAAGTAGGAACGTGACCAATCTCTGTTTGCTGATATCACTCTCAGAGTATCACACCGGGTCAGGGACACCAGAATGAGGTCAGCTTGTTATCCTGCATATAAGCAGCTATACTCAGCACTGTGTACATACAGTTACCCTGGTTAGTATGTTACAGTGTATTTACCTTAAGCAGCTATACTCAGCACTGTGTACATACTGTAACCCTGGTTAGTATGTTATGGTGTATTTACCCTAAGCAGCTGTACTCAGCACTGTGTACATACTGTAACCCTGATTAGTATGTTACAGTGTATTTACCCTAAGCAGCTGTACTCAgcactgtatatatacagttACCCTGGTTAGTATGTTACAGTGTATTTAGCCTAAGCAGCTATACTCAGCACTGTGTACATACTGTAACCCTGGTTAGTATGTTACAGTGTATTTACCCTAAGCAGCTATACTCAGAACTGTATACATACTGTAACCCTGGTTAGTATGTTATAGTGTATTTACCTTAAGCAGCTATACTCAGAACTGTATACATACTGTATCCCTGGTTAGTATGTTATGGTGTATTTACCCTAAGCAGCTATACTCAGCACTGTGTACATACTGTAACCCTGGTTAGTATGTTATAGTGTATTTACCTTAAGCAGCTATACTCAGAACTGTATACATACTGTATCCCTGGTTAGTATGTTATGGTGTATTTACCCTAAGCAGCTGTACTCAGAACTGTGTACATACTGTAACCCTGGTTAGTATGTTACAGTGTATTTAGCCTAAGCAGCTGTACTCAGAACTGTGTACATACTGTAACCCTGGTTAGTATGTTACAGTGTATTTAGCCTAAGCAGCTATACTCAGAACTGTGTACATACTGTAACGCTGGTTAGTAGGTTACAGTGTATTTACCCTAAGCAGTTAGTATGTTATGGTATGTTTTAAGGCTGAGCGTACATATGATAACTGTGTGTGTAATTTCAGCATTGCCCAGATCTCAGTCAGCCCCACATCCAGCAACAGTCACACGGCTGCCCACCGGGAGTCCGGGAGAAAGGCATCGCCCCGCAAATCTCTGCACCACCGCAAGAGGATCGAGATGGAGAGCGACGGCTCCACGGAGGAGACTGACTCCTCGGAGAACTAGGAAGGCAGGGGAGGCGGCCTGCACTCGGACTGGTTCACAAGCTCCTgagtaataatgataatgactTCATGGCCGCAGAGAGATCCCCCTCGGTTTTAACTAAACCTACCCTACATTATTCAAAGAGGAAGTGCTTTATTTCAGTATAGTATTAAATCCCAACCAACTCACTTATTGCTTGGACAGTTGATTGGTTGAGTGAATTTCTCCTTGctgtttttataaaatttaaGTACCATGACTGCTTGGGAAACCCCTTTTAAAAAGGGATATAATTTTTCGTAACATTTATCGTTCGAAGAAAAGTGAATGTTCATCAGGGCGTCCCCTGTAACGTCAGCCCACTACTGTCGTAAGTGAGGAAAGGAAGGTATCATATaacaacatttttatttatttaggtgCTCACAGGACAGGAACAGCAGCTAACAGGTGGTATCCTCTCCTTATGACCCAAGGATGCCTGAATGTGCAGGAATTAGAAGCCAATAGCGTACCTCAAACAAACTGAACAAACTGCAACgacaacacaaatgtctaaatcaTGAAATTAAAATGGCACGTGAGACAGCTAACATAGGCATATGTGcgtaaaatatgataaaatgtaAACAATGCTAACGCTGCTTTTGTATAATGTCAATGTTGCTGAATCTGACCATTTATGCAGCGAAATCAATTTTCCAATCTGCTTTTTCGGGGTTTCAGGAGATGCTGTATTGGGCAACAGTCTACTTGAGGGGAAACAAACAATGTAGTATTACACTCTTACTTGCTGTTTTAATTAACCagaactaagtgttagttatgtaatgatcccatgttcattcattatcattaatcaatcataacaGTTTAtgttgttcacgcagttactgTGTTTGTTCACGATTTGTACTCGAGTTGTAACTGAGTTACAGTACTAAGTTACATGTGCCCCTATTTTCTTGCATTCTTCTTGTGATCGACACATTAATTCGCTAGTTTCCTAATTACTAGCTTCAGCCATTATGACAAACTGAATAAAATTGTGAAAGTCTGCCCCTAGTGGCAGATCCCTTATTCAGTATTAAGCATTAAGGGTCATTAGGCAAGACAAAAATGAGGAAGTGCATGTTAGTCGATACAGAAAACGCAAAAAATTTGAATGTGGGTTTCTGCCATCCATTGTGACTATATTTCTTAGACTGAAATTTTATTGGAATAATGAAGTTCGACTTCTCAAGCCTAGTACATTCAAATTATAAATTAATATCCTTGCACAGATTTGCCACCTAGATGTTTACCTGGAATGGCAGCAGTGGTCACGTGACGTCATAAAGACATTCAATACGTTCAGAATGACAGTCCATGGAATAGACTGTGTTCTCTCACTCATTCTCTGTCACTTATCCAGCTCTCGTTCACACCACACGTCTTTAAATCGGCTAAGCTTATGGTTGTTTTTTTACTGTTGCTTTTGGAGGGTTCCATATTTGCTGTGCTGCTTCATAGAAGGTGATGAAAGCATTAACTTTGAAAAATATGCTGAATTCAGAGCTTTGTGCTAGTTTTTATCATGTTAATAAACTGAATTATATTTCCCAgtttataacaataataattcatGCAAATTATTTAAGAGTAAAGGCCCTGACAGAGTAACATAATAGTAAATGAACATACAGTCCTCAATGGTAGCATGAATTGTCTCTCTGTTACTGCATGAACCTTCCTGATTATCTGTCTTATCACTGTGTTAATTAATAAGATAATGAAGATAATTATCATCCAGCTGTTTTCCTCTGTCAGAGTGCTGAGTGTATGTAGGATGCTGCACTCCAGCCCAGAAATTCACTCTGGATAATAGTATttgcaaataaaattaaagaaaagCATCGGGTGAATGGAATGTATACAGGAGCCACTGTTCTCtgaggacagagacagacaaCGTCGCTGCCCCTACGAGCCAAGCGGGCGCCCCACTGCAGACGCAGCACGTCCCCCTGATTGATGGTGAGACCTCTACTGACT
Coding sequences within it:
- the cstpp1 gene encoding centriolar satellite-associated tubulin polyglutamylase complex regulator 1 isoform X1 produces the protein MNSDRFALTIDEYLAEKDVMFYLEDAITQLLEHKEEYVQFGVSRYLAEYFNSVRHGSHVLFREFGYIKATPHNRASFIRIFWKCYRQIGKNGVLLSALEYSSLLQLICPDFPVEVAQGAARMVLMDDALDCPMTFADFLHALQIQLYFEEFIESITVIYQDLLSGKSPNTVIVPTSTSMEQLPPLATSETAAQEGVDASAFQDAVEAACERYKHRHPPAPAIGEILQQDERVTLYGFLMALAKHEGISEEIGSLPSRANLLIDPEMDQELERLIAQISVSPTSSNSHTAAHRESGRKASPRKSLHHRKRIEMESDGSTEETDSSEN
- the cstpp1 gene encoding centriolar satellite-associated tubulin polyglutamylase complex regulator 1 isoform X2; the encoded protein is MFYLEDAITQLLEHKEEYVQFGVSRYLAEYFNSVRHGSHVLFREFGYIKATPHNRASFIRIFWKCYRQIGKNGVLLSALEYSSLLQLICPDFPVEVAQGAARMVLMDDALDCPMTFADFLHALQIQLYFEEFIESITVIYQDLLSGKSPNTVIVPTSTSMEQLPPLATSETAAQEGVDASAFQDAVEAACERYKHRHPPAPAIGEILQQDERVTLYGFLMALAKHEGISEEIGSLPSRANLLIDPEMDQELERLIAQISVSPTSSNSHTAAHRESGRKASPRKSLHHRKRIEMESDGSTEETDSSEN